One stretch of Francisella sp. LA112445 DNA includes these proteins:
- a CDS encoding DUF3573 domain-containing protein produces the protein MRFIFKFLVILVVYFFLFNVGNSSENQNAETQIDIKDIRVLQKKLSALKEEIKEVKESQYSKTFSSRSDFATYGSKVVNPSVLSPTKISVYDANYGSKPNYVATRVASNETFDQILKRNRKNKGVFFSNGSIDVGKEPAITTQGQITYLGSYSGNNTIPIGQISRNLFSSTIIGQKDKFGEYSMFFGGYLEADAQTWFGSQINRIGGVPNFPSTGQNIHLTTMDLYFLANVGHYVTAVFDFVTDENNDFGLRNGFVILGNLDVSPFFVTIGHHRRLSFGTYGGGGPWSNGITADFLAPDSVSDVAFNYKTNTINANIAVFGTQENHPDFSAAIFYANKLTMDLSYGFNFGYIFNIAGAGNNSIRDFLDNVGKSDDNLGVINIDGTLAYSVLEGILQFQSGWATTVNKEDFNNDGTNVNTGAWYVSLAYGIKLYGRNTNVNFSYGQSYNAGNIPMPLSNASPTFGLSSSGIKNQWIVSAQRSYFDNNVLLGPEYSYQRLYNNQQMNTLTLDLSVYV, from the coding sequence ATGAGATTTATTTTTAAATTTCTAGTGATTCTCGTCGTGTATTTTTTTCTATTTAATGTTGGTAATTCTTCTGAAAATCAAAATGCTGAAACACAAATAGATATAAAAGATATACGGGTTTTACAGAAAAAGCTATCTGCATTAAAAGAAGAAATAAAAGAGGTTAAAGAATCACAATACTCTAAAACCTTTAGTTCTAGATCTGATTTTGCTACTTATGGATCAAAGGTAGTTAATCCTTCAGTGTTATCGCCAACTAAAATAAGTGTTTATGATGCTAACTATGGATCTAAACCTAACTATGTTGCGACAAGAGTAGCTAGTAATGAAACTTTTGATCAAATTTTAAAGAGAAACAGGAAAAATAAAGGAGTCTTTTTCTCAAATGGCTCAATTGATGTTGGTAAAGAACCAGCTATAACGACTCAAGGTCAGATAACTTATTTAGGATCATACTCCGGGAATAACACTATACCTATCGGACAGATATCAAGAAACCTGTTCTCTTCAACAATAATTGGTCAAAAAGATAAGTTTGGTGAATATTCGATGTTTTTTGGAGGTTATCTTGAGGCGGATGCTCAGACGTGGTTCGGTAGCCAGATAAATAGAATAGGAGGGGTTCCTAACTTTCCATCCACTGGTCAAAATATACATCTGACAACTATGGACTTATATTTTCTAGCAAATGTAGGCCATTATGTAACTGCTGTATTTGATTTTGTTACTGATGAGAATAATGATTTTGGACTTCGAAATGGCTTTGTTATTTTAGGGAACTTAGATGTTTCTCCTTTCTTTGTGACCATTGGACACCATAGAAGACTATCTTTTGGGACATATGGAGGAGGTGGTCCTTGGAGTAATGGGATCACTGCTGATTTCTTGGCTCCAGATTCAGTATCAGATGTGGCATTTAATTATAAAACTAATACTATAAATGCTAATATAGCGGTTTTTGGGACACAAGAAAATCATCCTGATTTCTCTGCTGCTATATTTTATGCTAATAAATTAACCATGGATTTATCATATGGTTTTAATTTTGGATATATATTTAATATTGCAGGCGCTGGGAATAATAGTATTAGGGATTTTCTTGATAATGTTGGAAAAAGTGATGATAATCTCGGCGTAATAAACATCGATGGGACATTAGCGTATTCAGTATTAGAAGGTATTTTACAATTTCAAAGTGGTTGGGCTACAACAGTAAATAAAGAAGATTTTAATAATGATGGAACTAATGTTAATACTGGAGCTTGGTATGTTAGCTTGGCTTATGGAATTAAGTTATATGGGCGAAATACAAACGTCAACTTTAGCTATGGTCAATCATACAATGCAGGGAATATACCAATGCCATTGTCAAATGCATCACCAACCTTCGGACTTTCTAGTTCAGGGATAAAAAATCAGTGGATTGTTTCTGCTCAGAGATCATATTTTGACAACAATGTGCTATTAGGACCAGAATACTCATATCAACGTTTATATAATAATCAACAGATGAATACATTAACGTTAGACTTATCTGTATATGTTTAA